In Candidatus Methylopumilus universalis, one DNA window encodes the following:
- a CDS encoding DUF3108 domain-containing protein produces MKRLLPFKKWLAVFLVLFNTLAFSKELPNILELKYDLTQNGESLGTVIEKFMIDEVGNYHIESITKGIGLYALFGDRVLMSEGKITIEGLKPQRFEVHQGSNASKNAIVDFDWDNKILITQYKGSETKENIENKTQDLISYLYQFNYENFDEPIIEFVAATGKKYKKYQFRVIDKKVALSLGNTNFETTSIQSIAEKDGKPETQIWLSNKLYKLPIRIRYQEKNGSTLEQNLVQTNIDLNAF; encoded by the coding sequence GTTTTTTTGGTTTTATTTAATACGTTAGCTTTTTCAAAAGAACTTCCCAATATTTTAGAATTGAAGTACGACCTCACTCAAAACGGAGAGTCGCTGGGAACAGTCATTGAGAAATTTATGATTGATGAGGTAGGAAACTATCATATTGAGAGCATTACAAAAGGGATTGGTCTATACGCTCTGTTTGGAGATCGAGTATTGATGAGCGAAGGCAAGATTACAATTGAAGGCTTAAAGCCACAACGCTTTGAAGTCCATCAAGGAAGTAATGCGAGTAAAAATGCAATCGTAGATTTTGATTGGGACAATAAAATATTGATTACTCAGTATAAGGGCAGTGAAACAAAAGAGAATATAGAAAATAAAACACAAGACTTGATTAGTTACTTATACCAATTTAATTATGAAAATTTTGACGAGCCTATAATTGAATTTGTGGCTGCCACTGGCAAGAAATATAAAAAATATCAATTCAGAGTTATAGATAAAAAAGTGGCACTTTCCTTAGGCAATACAAACTTTGAGACCACTTCAATTCAAAGTATCGCAGAAAAAGACGGAAAGCCAGAAACTCAAATATGGTTGAGCAATAAGCTTTATAAGCTGCCTATTCGTATTCGTTATCAGGAAAAGAATGGCTCAACGTTAGAGCAAAACTTGGTGCAGACGAATATAGATCTAAATGCATTTTAA
- a CDS encoding DUF3108 domain-containing protein — translation MHFNRTKKLLKSNHVKFLLAIVVSILAHLFLLGGIDIYNPFFLKDSDSLNIVIVSHLESPLKNDQPVSRKKSNAPKKSIKQNKEIDNNSIKKEEGKGDDLEQSIEHNDLNQTPNSDEKKEIHYKKVIIDYDVRRGIDGSPIGAAKTTYSIDQDNRYSIRNEVEARGFVSLFYWNKLVQTSNGLVTSEGLKPLNYHYQFGSKIDNSAAFDWESKKIITTMNGKVNEFEILEGSQDMLSFMYQFMFEPPLTKMKLYITNGKSYKPYDYAYIGDEVIETDVDKIATMHIAKFNYNNEERIDLWLAKDYRYLPIKIRKTEKDGSILDQSAKKIETESLGL, via the coding sequence ATGCATTTTAATCGCACAAAAAAACTTTTAAAAAGTAACCATGTAAAATTTTTGCTAGCCATTGTAGTTTCAATTCTGGCTCATCTTTTTTTGTTGGGAGGTATAGATATATACAACCCATTCTTTTTAAAAGACTCAGATAGTCTAAATATTGTTATTGTCAGCCACCTTGAAAGCCCTTTGAAAAATGATCAACCGGTAAGTCGAAAGAAATCAAATGCCCCAAAAAAAAGCATTAAGCAAAACAAAGAAATAGATAACAATTCGATTAAAAAAGAAGAGGGTAAAGGAGATGATTTAGAACAGAGCATTGAACATAATGATTTAAACCAAACTCCCAATAGCGACGAAAAAAAAGAAATCCACTATAAAAAAGTGATTATTGATTATGATGTAAGAAGAGGCATAGATGGTTCACCTATTGGTGCTGCCAAAACGACCTATTCAATAGATCAAGATAATCGTTACAGTATTAGAAACGAAGTTGAGGCAAGGGGATTTGTGTCTCTTTTTTATTGGAATAAATTAGTGCAAACAAGTAATGGGCTAGTCACTTCAGAAGGCTTGAAGCCACTTAATTACCATTATCAATTCGGCAGCAAGATAGATAATTCAGCAGCATTTGATTGGGAATCTAAAAAAATAATTACTACAATGAATGGAAAAGTAAATGAGTTTGAAATATTGGAAGGTTCACAAGATATGTTGAGCTTCATGTATCAATTCATGTTTGAGCCCCCTTTAACCAAAATGAAACTGTATATTACAAATGGTAAATCTTACAAGCCCTATGATTATGCTTATATTGGAGATGAAGTTATTGAGACTGACGTTGATAAGATAGCAACAATGCATATAGCAAAGTTTAATTATAACAATGAAGAAAGAATTGATTTGTGGCTTGCAAAAGACTATAGGTATCTTCCAATCAAAATAAGAAAAACAGAAAAAGATGGAAGTATTTTAGATCAATCCGCAAAAAAAATTGAAACTGAAAGCCTAGGTTTATAA
- a CDS encoding RsmB/NOP family class I SAM-dependent RNA methyltransferase, giving the protein MLNLNLMQHCANILGEALDFHGPADMKLSNYFREHGELGQKDRGEIAECIYGVIRRFRFLKKINGDENNYKKLVIAWLIKIEGRSIRDLEHELSKEEVEWAKTLKSKDTEEYTWPEKLSLPDWLWDLLVEQYGIDEAILLARSFLEPAKLDIRVNTIKISRDDLVDELAKDTTDIEVMTYSPSGIRIARGTSLSRNRLFLEGKIEVQDESSQILSFLVDAKRGMMVADFCAGAGGKSLAIGAIMKNTGRIYAYDISEKRIINLGKRLKKSGLSNLFAQKIKNEKDAKLKKLHGKFDRVLADVPCSGTGTFRRNPDLKWKNSIQDLDELNLKQLAILEEAKKLVKKEGRLIYSTCSLLKRENGLIVESFLEKNKNFKIISANDILIKNQIPLSTGIFLELTPHKQKTDGFFAAVLERTD; this is encoded by the coding sequence ATGCTTAATCTGAATTTGATGCAACACTGTGCCAATATTTTGGGGGAGGCATTAGATTTTCATGGCCCTGCCGATATGAAATTGAGTAACTATTTTCGAGAGCATGGCGAATTGGGACAGAAAGATAGAGGTGAGATTGCTGAATGTATCTATGGTGTGATTCGGAGATTTAGATTTTTAAAGAAAATAAATGGAGATGAAAATAACTATAAAAAACTAGTTATTGCCTGGCTAATAAAAATTGAAGGAAGAAGTATTAGAGACCTGGAGCATGAATTAAGTAAAGAAGAAGTTGAATGGGCCAAAACATTAAAATCAAAAGATACAGAAGAATATACATGGCCAGAAAAATTAAGTCTACCTGACTGGCTTTGGGATTTATTAGTTGAACAATATGGCATAGATGAGGCAATACTTTTAGCTAGAAGTTTTCTTGAGCCAGCTAAATTGGATATACGAGTTAATACAATAAAAATAAGTCGAGATGATCTGGTTGATGAACTTGCAAAAGATACAACTGATATTGAAGTTATGACCTATTCCCCATCCGGCATCAGAATTGCCCGAGGGACGTCGCTAAGTCGAAATAGATTATTTTTAGAAGGAAAGATTGAAGTTCAGGATGAAAGCAGTCAAATATTAAGTTTTCTGGTAGATGCAAAAAGAGGAATGATGGTTGCAGACTTTTGCGCTGGCGCAGGTGGGAAGAGCTTAGCCATTGGGGCAATTATGAAAAACACTGGCCGCATATATGCTTATGATATTTCTGAAAAACGAATTATTAATTTAGGTAAGCGACTAAAAAAATCAGGATTATCTAACTTATTCGCACAAAAGATTAAAAATGAAAAAGATGCAAAGTTAAAAAAATTACATGGAAAATTTGATCGAGTACTTGCTGACGTTCCTTGCAGCGGAACTGGCACATTTAGAAGAAATCCAGATTTGAAATGGAAAAATTCTATTCAGGACTTAGATGAGCTTAATTTAAAACAGTTAGCTATTCTTGAGGAAGCTAAAAAACTAGTAAAAAAAGAAGGCCGATTAATTTATTCCACATGTAGTCTTTTAAAAAGAGAAAATGGGCTCATTGTTGAAAGTTTTTTAGAGAAAAATAAAAACTTTAAAATAATTTCAGCGAACGATATTTTGATAAAAAATCAAATACCACTTTCGACAGGTATTTTTTTGGAACTGACCCCGCATAAACAGAAAACAGACGGATTTTTTGCAGCAGTTCTAGAGCGAACTGATTAA
- the ampD gene encoding 1,6-anhydro-N-acetylmuramyl-L-alanine amidase AmpD — protein sequence MLTSLLINDSGFADQAKIILSPNFDNRPNKSNINLIVIHNISLPPRTYGGNSIIDLFTNKINPDDHEYFKSISNLKVSSHFLIRRDGSLIQFVSCLDRAWHAGESTWNQFNHCNDFSIGIELEGSDYDIFEPEQYKCLEKLIQSILKKYPIECIVGHSDIAPSRKTDPGPYFDWTRIESYAEKLPYKR from the coding sequence ATGCTTACATCTTTATTAATAAACGACTCAGGATTTGCAGATCAAGCAAAGATTATATTATCGCCTAACTTTGACAATCGACCGAATAAGTCTAATATTAATTTGATTGTAATTCATAATATTAGCCTTCCACCCAGAACTTATGGCGGCAATAGTATCATTGATTTATTTACAAATAAAATTAACCCTGACGACCACGAATACTTTAAATCTATTTCAAATCTAAAAGTATCCTCTCATTTTTTAATTAGAAGAGATGGTTCACTCATTCAATTTGTGTCATGTTTGGATCGGGCCTGGCACGCAGGTGAATCAACATGGAATCAATTTAATCATTGCAATGATTTTTCGATTGGGATTGAACTGGAAGGTAGCGACTATGATATTTTTGAACCTGAGCAATATAAGTGCTTAGAAAAACTTATTCAAAGCATACTAAAAAAATATCCGATTGAATGTATTGTAGGTCACTCTGATATTGCGCCATCACGAAAAACAGACCCAGGCCCTTACTTTGACTGGACAAGAATAGAATCTTACGCTGAAAAATTACCTTATAAACGTTAA
- a CDS encoding sodium:calcium antiporter, with amino-acid sequence MIFLELFFMLLVILVSAEIFTNALEHLGEKLKISEGVTGSIFAAIGTALPETLVPLLALLSSHGDKETNHQVGVGAILGAPLMLSTLTMFIMAMSVIGHRGFGGHLKPEKTGLIRDLDFFICSFIFAGIALFIPHTSELARGLIAFLMVFSYFIYILVTIRASKKLVNEGHATEASNPMFMERIGLPNNYLIISIQLLIGLALLVFGAKGFISGIEETSSILGISALILSMLIIPIATELPEKVNSIFWIRKGKDTLAFGNITGAMVFQGTLLPAIGILLTPWEPRKEVYLCIFITLLSSLWIRILIQKSNIKIWHLGINGIFYFTYLYFALH; translated from the coding sequence ATGATTTTTTTAGAATTATTTTTTATGTTATTAGTTATTCTAGTCTCAGCTGAGATATTTACCAATGCACTTGAGCATTTAGGAGAAAAATTAAAAATTTCAGAGGGCGTCACAGGATCAATTTTTGCGGCTATAGGAACTGCTCTTCCAGAGACATTAGTTCCGCTATTAGCACTTTTGTCTTCTCATGGAGATAAGGAGACTAACCACCAGGTTGGAGTCGGAGCAATTTTAGGCGCCCCTCTCATGCTCTCTACTTTAACAATGTTTATTATGGCTATGTCTGTAATTGGGCATAGAGGATTTGGAGGGCATTTAAAACCTGAAAAAACTGGATTGATTAGGGACTTAGATTTTTTTATATGCTCATTTATCTTTGCTGGCATAGCTTTATTTATTCCACATACGTCCGAGCTTGCTAGAGGCTTAATAGCATTTTTAATGGTTTTTTCATATTTTATTTATATTTTAGTGACTATTCGAGCATCAAAAAAACTTGTTAACGAAGGCCATGCCACTGAAGCGTCAAATCCTATGTTTATGGAAAGAATTGGTCTTCCAAATAATTATTTGATTATTTCCATTCAATTACTTATTGGCTTAGCTCTGTTGGTATTTGGAGCAAAAGGGTTTATTTCTGGCATTGAGGAAACTTCGTCTATTTTAGGAATTTCTGCACTTATTTTGTCTATGTTAATTATTCCAATAGCGACTGAGCTCCCTGAAAAAGTGAACAGTATTTTTTGGATTCGCAAAGGTAAAGACACACTTGCTTTTGGAAATATAACTGGCGCGATGGTATTTCAGGGAACACTTCTTCCCGCAATTGGCATACTTCTTACGCCATGGGAGCCAAGAAAAGAAGTTTATTTATGTATTTTTATAACACTTCTTTCTTCTTTATGGATCAGAATTCTCATTCAAAAATCTAATATCAAAATTTGGCATTTAGGTATAAATGGTATTTTTTATTTTACATATCTATATTTTGCACTTCATTGA
- a CDS encoding RDD family protein has translation MKKDNPSLIRVYGSLIYELFALIPIWMVTGFIFIYFFDEFFGAYRRPVFQIYLWLMSGIYLTYCWTKSGQTLAMRAWKLKIVSRRGTLNQKLAWKRYIYATLGVLIGGIGFLWALTNKKHLYLHDQILNNYFIDVQFYKSSSHRLKKR, from the coding sequence GTGAAAAAAGATAATCCGTCGCTGATCCGAGTTTATGGTTCCTTAATATATGAATTATTTGCTCTAATACCTATATGGATGGTAACAGGATTTATTTTTATATATTTCTTTGATGAATTTTTTGGTGCATATCGTAGACCAGTATTTCAGATTTATTTATGGCTTATGTCAGGAATTTATTTAACCTATTGCTGGACTAAATCGGGCCAGACTCTCGCAATGAGAGCATGGAAATTGAAAATAGTTTCTAGGCGTGGAACCCTTAATCAAAAATTAGCATGGAAGCGTTATATTTATGCAACCTTGGGCGTGCTTATAGGAGGTATAGGTTTTCTATGGGCACTTACCAATAAGAAACATTTGTATCTTCACGATCAAATTTTAAATAATTATTTTATTGATGTTCAGTTTTATAAATCATCATCACACCGATTGAAAAAAAGATAA
- the lptG gene encoding LPS export ABC transporter permease LptG has translation MKILYRYLNLELAIPIFWVMIGLIGILSFFDFIQEINDLGKGTYNLLSIFSYVVLSIPGHVYEIVPIAVLIGSMYAIGQLSENSELTVIRSSGYSIKHIAFTLSFTGLFFTLFTFAVGDLVTPLSEKKAQEIRITAKESIVTQEFRSGLWIKDSNSFINVEHVLPDTSLSNIRIYEFDNNFHLRTITNAKKANFKESEWKLEDVDQTIFNQDKISTISLKSANWKSLIKPEMMNVLLVSPEKMSSMGLIHFIKYLKNNRQKVTRYEIALWEKLIYPLASIAMVLFAIPFGFFQERSGGKNVKIFLGILFGIFYQIMNSGFRYIGLLNDWHPLSCAAIPTLIFFSIGVMMIYKTEHQ, from the coding sequence ATGAAAATTTTGTATCGATATCTTAATTTAGAGCTTGCTATACCGATTTTCTGGGTCATGATTGGTCTCATAGGTATATTGTCCTTTTTTGATTTTATTCAAGAAATAAATGATTTGGGCAAAGGAACATATAACTTACTTAGCATTTTTAGTTATGTTGTTCTTAGTATTCCAGGACATGTTTATGAAATCGTACCAATCGCTGTCCTTATTGGATCTATGTATGCCATCGGACAGCTTTCTGAAAATTCTGAATTAACTGTTATACGCTCAAGCGGATACTCAATAAAGCACATAGCGTTTACCCTTTCGTTTACAGGGCTATTTTTTACTTTGTTTACATTTGCGGTGGGAGATCTTGTGACTCCTCTTTCAGAAAAAAAAGCGCAAGAAATAAGAATTACAGCCAAAGAGTCTATTGTGACTCAAGAATTTAGATCTGGTTTGTGGATTAAAGATAGTAATAGCTTTATTAATGTTGAGCATGTTTTGCCCGATACAAGCTTGTCAAATATACGTATATACGAATTCGATAATAATTTTCATTTAAGAACAATTACAAATGCTAAAAAAGCCAACTTTAAAGAATCTGAATGGAAACTTGAGGATGTTGATCAAACAATTTTTAATCAAGATAAAATTTCTACAATTTCTCTCAAAAGTGCAAATTGGAAATCGCTTATAAAACCTGAAATGATGAATGTTCTTCTGGTCTCTCCAGAAAAAATGTCATCTATGGGCCTTATCCATTTCATCAAATATCTGAAAAATAATAGGCAAAAAGTTACTAGGTATGAAATTGCTTTATGGGAAAAATTAATTTATCCGCTAGCATCTATTGCAATGGTGTTGTTTGCAATACCATTCGGATTTTTTCAAGAACGCTCTGGAGGTAAAAATGTAAAAATATTTCTAGGAATTCTATTTGGTATTTTCTACCAAATTATGAACTCAGGATTTAGATATATCGGTCTTCTTAATGACTGGCACCCACTTTCTTGTGCAGCAATTCCTACACTTATCTTTTTTTCAATCGGTGTGATGATGATTTATAAAACTGAACATCAATAA